From Gigantopelta aegis isolate Gae_Host unplaced genomic scaffold, Gae_host_genome ctg5126_pilon_pilon:::debris, whole genome shotgun sequence:
AGTTGGCTTTAAACATTTCCACTTCAGTTATAACTGTGTGATATCCACTGTCATTCTGGTACAACCATATGTGTAATATTTAAAGATCAATCATTAGGTAAAAAATTAtactcataaaataaaataatattatgacacAAATGCTATTATTTTATACCTAGAAGGACGATTCGAGGACAATCTACATGTatcactttaccacttggcCCGACCATGGTGTTCCTTCTGCCCCAGCTCTCTTGAGCTTCTGGAAACAAGTCAAGAAaaacgcgtcacagacaaatggacCAATCACTGTGCACTGCAGGTTTGTACAGTACAGTTTTCCACCCtagttacataaaacatattattgtcACTCAGATGTGTGTACTATTCcactttaaaaaatacacaGTATGTAATGTTTGAAAATAGATTTTGGTGTAGCGTTCTCATTGGGGAGGACAGGCTtctcatgggggggggggcaaaatgAGTTTTGCTCGAAGTTAAagcttttaaatgaaaatgcccgaattcAGATAAcgtttattttcatttgcatTACAACCAAACATCTATATGAGGTTACTCatcttttttaatgattaaGCTCAAAATATACTGAAGTGTTGTATTTCTATAGTCATCATCTTCAGTAtcaatcatcattatcatcatcatcatcatcatatcatcatcaATGTATTTGCACAATAAACAGACTATGAACTATCTTAACTGAAATTATTCTGAAACGATTGTTATGCGCCATTGCTGAAATTTTAAATCTGACTTTTCAATTAGTGCTGGTATTGGAAGAACTGGGACCTTCATTGGACTTGACAGTCTGGTAGACGAGGCGAGGGACACTAAAAGTGTCAACGTCTTTGAGTGTGTCAGGAAGATGCGAGATAACAGAATCAACATGGTACAGACCCCGGTACgtttacaaaacaaactactaaCCTAATTTATCACAACTTTAGTTCATGCAGTTAGGTATTGCTGTCAGCTgctaagaaattattatttgagCCAAGATTTACACAACTGCGATGATGTACTGAATAGTTCTACATTTCAACTTTCCAAATACAATGTGATTCATTACACTTGCTTTGAAACGTCTACATGGATTACATGTAATACCCGTGGAAATTGTTTCGTGTGAAAGCAGATACaggtttcatttttgttttgctatttatttatttgatgtgCGGGCATCACAAAACGCATTGTATAAAAGTCCAAAATTGAGTTAACTAACAGTTTGTTTGACGTTTTAACACAgaatgttttttatgttttttttttatatagattacggattttgttattattttattgttgttgcagGAACAGTATCAATTCCTTCACGAGGTTCTTCTTGAAGCAATATCGTGCCGTGAGACTCTTTATACAGTGGCATCATTCAAGGAACAATTTACTGAAACCAAAACCCTAAGCCCAAAAGAAAATGCTCGCTTGAAACAAGAGTTTAAAGTAAGACTTTAATTCCATAATAAAATACTTGTAATCTTTTAGATAAGTtccattaaatgtgtacattaCATATTGTAACATCAGATAATGTGATTTAATAATACAATGTTTGACGTATTTaagataaatgtttaaatagcTTATAATAACATTAGACAATTGTAGCAAACTGCTTTAACAGACCGATCTATTCATATCTATAATTGTAGGACATTACAAGCCTTAAGAAGCCTGTGTCCCAAAGGGACATCGACACCGCCCATCTTCCGGAAAACAAGGAGAAGAATCGCAATCAAAACATTGTTCCAGGTAAGCATCACTGACTGGTTAAATTATAGCTTGCTGCATTACCAGAATGAGAACAAATAGTACACATATTGTATTGTGTTAAATATATCgttatgtaatttttaaatcaaagttgtaatgtgtgcatgcatggtttGCTATTGAAAACGTTcatctaaaatattaatataatgagTACCATAGGGTTTCACGGCGCTGTATCCAGCTCCAAACGTCTTATTTGGTGTTTTGATCATGTTCTTATCTCCGTGCATTAACGAAAGTTGAGTTAGCAATTGATAAATATGAATTCATCTTTCAGCGTCTTCGCATCGTCCGTACCTCTCTACTCATATTAAAGGTACCAATGACTACATAAACGCAGTCAGTTTGCCTGTAAGTACTCAATAATATTCACTTACATTTCTTTTTAGTATTAATCAACAAGAAAATAAACCAAATGTATCCAGGAAATAACATGttgctattttaataaataaaataatagtgtaTTAGCCACCAAAGTCCATATATCGCCCTAACTCTTCCTCTTGGATCAAACGGAAAGTGAAACAGAAATTCGCTAAAGTAATGAAACATATCGCATTGTGTGTTTTAGCATCCATTATGTAGTATATCAATATGACTGAATTATAATTTATGATATTACTACCAGTAAAACAGTTAAACACACATGATACTTCATATCTGGGAGCTTGTGTACCGGTACATAAAAATGGAAATGGCTTATTTTATGCAAATGAAAATCGAACTGCTAGAATTGCCACTGTGTTGTGCATGGACATTTATCGTgcaacaaacatacatgtagtcttttCTCTTCCATCTGTGCAGAGCTGTAAGAATAAAGATGGCTTTCTGGTGACACAGATGCCTTTGGAGCTCACAGTGATAGACTTCTGGAGAATGGTATACGAGATGGAGTGTACTACAATAGTGTCCTTGACCTCACCTGATGCTTTAGCGACATCACAGGTATGTGTCATGAaatgtagtttatttttatgtatttgtcACTAGTGCAAAATATCCacacattataaattaattaataatataaaatcaattggAACGTGTGTTATattcagtaaataataatatgtgaaTATTAATGCTAAATCAGTGTTATCCCAAATACaatgcaaaatataaataaacatattagcACCATGTACAATTTAAATACAGTATTATATATGCGAATGGCATAGTTGCGATACTAACAAAAACGATTTCTGGTGTTCCTTCCAAATAGAGGCATTATATTAGTTTTAAGTATAGGAAGCTTGCTTTTCATGGCTGAACTTGCATACAATAGTTTATCTGCTATGTTTGATCACTTGGAATAATAGTAATGTGTCTTTTGTAGTATTGCTTAGTAATTGTGGTCATCTCTTGCTCTTTGAATGTAATTCCTAATATTTTAATGGTGACAACTGTATTTCGTTTAGGATATTGGTATATATTGGCCAGAATACGGCGAATCCATGACTGTTGGTCCTTTCACGGTCCAAAACAAGACCACGATCACCGAGACTACCAGTTCAAACATCACTGAGCTAAGCCTTGTTTTGGGTAAAGAGGATCAGCTAATATATGAAAACCAGGTGAATTAACATATCTGTATGCATAATATAACTGTGTTAGTGTTCTGGTACACACATTGTGGAGTCTAGAGGAAAGTGAATTCTGGAATTAATATCAAAAAGTTAAATGTATTTGCTTAATATGAGAGTGCCACTGGCATAGGTATCTAGAATATGTGCTAATCCACACACCTAGTTGAAAGTCGAAAATAATTACTGCTCCATTCCTGGTTCTGGCAGATTTAAATGTCTGCAGATGAGTATTGCCTCCTGTTTGAGCCAACACGAATCTGACTTAAATACCAATAGGCCATCCTGTGTCTACCAACATTTCAATGGTGAAAGCCATTCAATCATCTGCTAGAAAGTCAGAATATTGGAGACGATAAATCATCCAACCAATACTCCTAGACTTAGAGGATCATTGGATTAGAGAGTTGTGCACTGCAGTGTCATATGGATGTAATGACAAATTAAAAGACACTGACAACCTTTCTAGTCCTCGAACCTTAAATGTCTTATAGTCTTGGATCTTGCAACACGGCTTTCACCAAGCCATAAACAGACTCCacagaaaacaataaaaatgaatgaatgaatgaatgtttaacgacaccccagcacaaaaaatacatcggctgttgggtgtcaaactatggtaatgcaaacaaataaagcgatgatcaacatcaatataaaaattcaagatttaaataaaaacacagtgtaaagaactgtgcaaaaattcaaatatcacagatagatactgactttcactcaaaacttcaattttgtgctgtattggccattcacAAAGAGAGTGTTACACTCCTGcatcacggtgaggttacagcacgcgcaagggcagaaaacaataaataaaaggtgttttCGAATTTGGAATATGCAAACAAGGAAATTGATTCAATCAAGCTAAGTaatatatttagaaataaatcAGTTTCCTGAAAAGTACCACCATATTTCAAATTTCAAGAACCACCAACACTTTCGTATTCCTACTAAAAGACAATTGCATAACAATATTTCAATTATAGGTATGTTCTGCAGAACCTTGACTTGAGCAGTCATATCACTACGTCTGCCACATGTGACTGTAAAGGTTCACAGTTCTGCTATCACCCAGCTTGACATATAACAGGTTATCTCTCAATAATTGAACATTGCAACCTTTGGCAGTTATTCCAGAATGGACCCAAATATCATGGACAGCAAAACATCAATTGGTACTATAACTTTAAAATCATTATGGAAGCTGTCGACAAATATgctaaaaacatgtttaaacgTCAGCGTGAACCCGTGGAATGTCTTTCAGAATTGATCTAGGCAATATGCGATATTTTCATTGGACGAATGCATAAACTGCAAAACAAACCACATTCTGCCAGAAAGACCTTTCTGTCACAGTCGTCGTGTTAGAGAGCCTGGCTGCTCTACATGAATACTCTGTAACAGTACCGACTGACAAAGCCTCTAATGACATAACTATCACATTTAAGCACCATTACATTAATTGTCACCTAAATTAACTCGGTATTGACAAACAACCCACTAGTGCTACATATAAAGACAGTACGTTGTCTGAGGTAGAAATTTGTCAAAGACACTAATCTGTTCTACGCACATTCGGCTTGATATGAAAAAAACATGAGGACATCACAATTCCTCTTCTGTATTGGATTCCAAAACTGTATAAGAATTCATACATGCAGAGCTATATTGTGGGGTCCAGTATATACACCACCAAATCCTTGTCTCAAAACACAATCATTACTCTGGCCACACACAAGGATTATCCAGTCACAATCCAGATCAAAGttcactaatattaaaacatttgattttatcaatattaaaCACACCAGTCCACAACGGCAAGCTTCAGAAAAAAACTCCATTCCTTCATAAAAGGGGCATTTGTTACAAAGACTGGTGAACGAAGATATAAATACCTAAATATCTTCCAAGGATCCAGACAATTCGTAACGACCGACAGTGAATTAAGACTACAAAATACCGAGACAAACATATGTGGTATGCTGGACTTTCTCAGTGAcaacatatatgtaaaatatgagGATAGGATATATAGAAAGGAAGTAGCTATCTCCATGTCCTCCATTACTCGCCGATTTGTTTCTCTATTCATATGAATCAAATTTTCTggctaaatcaaaacaaaagtgtGTGGCTACAAAGTTAATGACCTATACATAGAAAATACAGAACCACGTTGGCCTTAAAACAAAGTTCTATGATAAAAGGGCTTTCCAACAGTAAATGTTATCCCCATGTGGAGCAATATTCCTTCTTCTCCACCTTGTGGTGTCTATATTTCGCAAATTCGAAAATACTGTAGGGCATGCTCATCATATGCCGATGAAAGTTTCACAAAATTAGTAGACACTCAGAGGCCATTTCACGATATGACGCATCACTGACTAAAATTGTATGTGTGATGCATTACCCTATTTTGACCGTGTAAATGCCTTTTCATATTGTtggtgaaaatattttacatttcaaCCATAGACATGATGTCTGTAGACTGTACTCATAACTGGTGCCAAAGGTCAGACAGGATATGTTCACCTATCGCGAACACCTGCTATCACTACTGT
This genomic window contains:
- the LOC121366263 gene encoding receptor-type tyrosine-protein phosphatase mu-like, which encodes MYHFTTWPDHGVPSAPALLSFWKQVKKNASQTNGPITVHCSAGIGRTGTFIGLDSLVDEARDTKSVNVFECVRKMRDNRINMVQTPEQYQFLHEVLLEAISCRETLYTVASFKEQFTETKTLSPKENARLKQEFKDITSLKKPVSQRDIDTAHLPENKEKNRNQNIVPASSHRPYLSTHIKGTNDYINAVSLPSCKNKDGFLVTQMPLELTVIDFWRMVYEMECTTIVSLTSPDALATSQDIGIYWPEYGESMTVGPFTVQNKTTITETTSSNITELSLVLGKEDQLIYENQDTRNIEMFMLNNWLMDDRLPLDKYELLMFLDKLERRRDEIGEKPVVVQCIDGAKHSGLFCVLSNIISKLKLDDDVDIFVTVRELQCIRPQIVESFKQYQYCYEVVKEYMNSLEIYGNL